From the genome of Miscanthus floridulus cultivar M001 chromosome 10, ASM1932011v1, whole genome shotgun sequence, one region includes:
- the LOC136487979 gene encoding uncharacterized protein, with product MYFDGALNINSAGAGILFITPTKDKLRYVLRIHFLASNNAAEYEACLHGLRIAVELGIKCLMVYRDSALVINQFNKDWSYSSKKMDAYYAEIRRFEGKFYGIEYHHVVRDQN from the coding sequence atgtactttgacggcgcccttaacatcaacagcgctggtgcgggcattttgttcattacgccgactAAAGATAAGCTCCGCTATGTCCTCCGGATAcactttctagcctccaacaatgccgcggaatatgaagcatgtctccatggtctccgtatagcagTTGAGCTCGGCATCAAGTGCCTCATGGTGTACAGGGATTctgcgctggttatcaaccagttcaacaaagactggtcctattcTAGTAAGAAAATGGATGCATACTACGCTGAAATAAGGAggtttgaagggaagttctatggtatcgaataccaccacgtggtacgagatcaaaattag